Genomic DNA from Desulfonema ishimotonii:
ACAAGTCGTGCCCGGCTGATCTCTTGAAAAGGAACCTGGACTGTCTGCCCTTCAACGATAATCCCAATCCGCCCGTCTGAAACATCGGCCAGCGGACCCTTGAATTTTTTCTTCCCGCTGATGGGCGTTATGGTTCTGATTTCTGCCATGTGACCTTGAAATTTTATAAAATCAGATTCTCTGGCTAACGGGCGATCCGGCCCGGGCGAGGAGACTTCAAGATGATAGGCTTCTCTGAGATCCATGCTCACATCCAGAATATCTCCCATCTGGCGGCTGACAGAAACACAATTATCCAGCGTCACCCCGCCGGGTCTGTCAATGTAAATTCTCATGATCCGCCCACGCGCTTCCTGCTGATATTCCACATGAACCAGTTCCAGCCCATCTGTCTCACACAGGGG
This window encodes:
- the rimP gene encoding ribosome maturation factor RimP, with the translated sequence MSKKRRKSDSEKRGVSPRKCSPERDRKIADRVRNLAEPLCETDGLELVHVEYQQEARGRIMRIYIDRPGGVTLDNCVSVSRQMGDILDVSMDLREAYHLEVSSPGPDRPLARESDFIKFQGHMAEIRTITPISGKKKFKGPLADVSDGRIGIIVEGQTVQVPFQEISRARLVNYNGEDGC